A genomic region of Entelurus aequoreus isolate RoL-2023_Sb linkage group LG19, RoL_Eaeq_v1.1, whole genome shotgun sequence contains the following coding sequences:
- the LOC133634834 gene encoding aerolysin-like protein has protein sequence MTTIHYIGGNGGSPFTLTGCDNGATLRKIGVAVGGWQIKAVRAELTDGRLETFGDAHIFKEFTFNLGERITKLSLWGNGKGTRLGGVRFWTSSGREFFAYMTSWPLKTEFSIDVGSGVCLGLKGRAGLDIDCMGFLFIPAIKSSVLTNITYPSLAMYTPQVNKEYIKSVSYHNDTTSPQQQKCTYSRSVTKSNTWSTTSSIESIVSMTVKAGIPGLVEVSGGFSLTIGREQSSSMSHTETITESDEVNVKVPAGKTVSVKFSVGRAVIDLPYSAKVKITCLDGSNLTFNSTGNYNGVAYTAVHVNTTESDKVMNVE, from the exons ATGACTACCATTCATTACATTGGTGGAAATGGAGGCAGTCCATTTACTTTGACTGGTTGTGACAATGGTGCCACCCTCAGGAAGATTGGAGTGGCAGTGGGGGGCTGGCAGATCAAAGCCGTGCGGGCCGAACTGACCGACGGGCGTTTGGAGACATTTGGAGATGCACACATTTTCAAAGAGTTTACGTTCAACCTTGGCGAGCGCATCACCAAGCTGTCCCTGTGGGGGAACGGTAAAGGAACACGTCTGGGTGGCGTCAGGTTCTGGACGAGTTCTGGACGCGAGTTCTTTGCATACATGACCAGCTGGCCCCTGAAGACCGAGTTCTCTATCGACGTGGGGTCTGGAGTCTGCCTGGGGTTGAAGGGGAGGGCTGGCTTAGACATCGACTGCATGGGATTCCTCTTCATCCCTGCCATCAAGTCGTCTGTGCTAACCAACATAACCTATCCCAGCCTGGCCATGTACACACCCCAG GTCAACAAAGAATACATCAAATCGGTGTCTTACCACAATGACACAACTTCGCCTCAACAGCAGAAATGTACCTACAGCAGATCTGTGACCAAGTCTAACACCTGGAGCACCACCAGTAGTATTGAGTCCATCGTCAGCATGACCGTTAAAGCAGGGATCCCAGGTCTGGTGGAGGTGTCTGGTGGGTTCAGCCTGACCATAGGAAGGGAGCAGTCCTCCTCAATGAGCCACACGGAGACCATAACAGAATCCGATGAGGTCAATGTGAAGGTCCCGGCAGGAAAGACCGTGAGCGTTAAGTTCTCAGTGGGACGAGCAGTCATCGACCTCCCCTACTCGGCCAAAGtgaaaatcacatgcctggatgGCAGCAACCTGACCTTCAATTCCACTGGCAACTACAATGGTGTGGCTTACACTGCAGTGCATGTAAATACCACTGAGTCTGATAAAGTTATGAATGTTGAATAA